In Oncorhynchus gorbuscha isolate QuinsamMale2020 ecotype Even-year linkage group LG02, OgorEven_v1.0, whole genome shotgun sequence, a single genomic region encodes these proteins:
- the LOC123999692 gene encoding olfactomedin-4-like isoform X1 encodes MKSSLVFTLMCTGLVSIFPQSSPSDCVCDLRNSEHPFPHDKLQTVENSASKCTKNITPQQTMEVEGLLLGLKRRLPQLEADVSVLEQEDDGDLYGTVSLQVIENELSEIQNLIAKLNSTTHSHQRLNTDTAEQLQELKEEMGKLEKFDNMQVVRGKEVNKRLRRDLDQCQNGHHPTAPPPEPAPGNCPLGHLRSVTGPNTYSVTEYGASYAYGSWGRDPKPAAGKESWFWIVPLTSSNVFSNFVRLYSSLSSLVVGVSVPGTVAIHPSNPTTNTIQGPNVVMYGDALYYNCYNKDAVCRFNITAKTVTTVGLPKGTGFNSKFNFCHLDACYGYTDMDLATDESGVWVIYSTPDNFGNLVLAEVIPDSPPTLGRTWTTSAHKRAVTNTFMACGVLYATRYLSKEAEEIFYSFDTVSGRERYDIGMEIKKMSTNIQSLNYSPVDHMLYAYSDSMVVSYKVNFG; translated from the exons ATGAAGTCCTCTCTGGTGTTCACGTTGATGTGCACTGGTCTTGTCTCCATCTTCCCTCAG TCTTCGcccagtgactgtgtgtgtgacctgaGGAACTCTGAGCACCCCTTCCCTCATGACAAGCTGCAGACTGTAGAGAACAGTGCCTCAAAGTGCACTAAAAACATCACTCCACAGCAG ActatggaggtggagggtctgttgCTGGGTCTGAAGAGGCGTCTTCCCCAGCTGGAGGCTGACGTGTCAGTGCTGGAGCAGGAGGACGATGGGGATCTGTATGGGACGGTGTCTCTTCAGGTCATAGAGAATGAACTGTCGGAGATCCAGAACCTCATCGCCAAACTCAACAGTACCACTCACAGCCACCAACGCCTCAACACAGACACTGCTGAACAG CTGCAGGAGCTCAAAGAAGAGATGGGGAAGCTGGAGAAATTTGACAACATGCAGGTGGTCAGGGGAAAGGAGGTTAACAAACGTCTGAGGAGGGACTTGGACCAGTGCCAGAACGGCCACCATCCTACTGCCCCACCCCCTGAACCTGCACCTG GAAACTGTCCCCTGGGACACCTCCGGAGcgtgactggtcccaacacataTTCAGTCACTGAATATGGTGCCTCATATGCTTATGGCTCCTGGGGTCGCGACCCCAAACCTGCTGCAGGGAAGGAGAGCTGGTTTTGGATAGTGCCTTTGACTTCAAGCAATGTCTTCTCTAACTTTGTGAGACTTTATAGCAGCCTGAGCTCTCTGGTTGTGGGGGTCAGTGTTCCAGGCACTGTGGCGATTCACCCCTCCAAccccaccaccaacaccatccAGGGGCCTAACGTTGTAATGTATGGGGACGCCCTCTACTACAACTGCTACAACAAGGACGCTGTCTGCCGCTTCAACATCACAGCAAAAACAGTCACCACCGTGGGCCTGCCCAAAGGTACTGGGTTCAACAGCAAGTTCAACTTCTGCCATCTGGATGCTTGTTATGGTTACACTGACATGGACCTGGCTACTGATGAGTCTGGTGTCTGGGTGATCTACAGCACCCCTGATAACTTTGGTAACCTGGTCCTCGCTGAGGTGATCCCTGACAGTCCTCCCACCCTGGGCCGGACCTGGACCACTTCAGCTCACAAGCGTGCTGTGACCAACACCTTTATGGCGTGCGGTGTGCTCTACGCCACGCGGTACCTGAGTAAGGAAGCAGAGGAGATCTTCTACTCCTTTGATACTGTGAGCGGCCGGGAGCGTTATGACATCGGTATGGAGATCAAGAAGATGTCCACCAACATCCAGTCCCtcaactacagccccgttgaCCACATGCTGTATGCCTACAGTGATTCAATGGTTGTTTCCTACAAGGTTAATTTTGGGTAA
- the LOC123999692 gene encoding olfactomedin-4-like isoform X2, producing the protein MFTGLVSIFPQSSPSDCVCDLRNSEHPFPHDKLQTVENSASKCTKNITPQQTMEVEGLLLGLKRRLPQLEADVSVLEQEDDGDLYGTVSLQVIENELSEIQNLIAKLNSTTHSHQRLNTDTAEQLQELKEEMGKLEKFDNMQVVRGKEVNKRLRRDLDQCQNGHHPTAPPPEPAPGNCPLGHLRSVTGPNTYSVTEYGASYAYGSWGRDPKPAAGKESWFWIVPLTSSNVFSNFVRLYSSLSSLVVGVSVPGTVAIHPSNPTTNTIQGPNVVMYGDALYYNCYNKDAVCRFNITAKTVTTVGLPKGTGFNSKFNFCHLDACYGYTDMDLATDESGVWVIYSTPDNFGNLVLAEVIPDSPPTLGRTWTTSAHKRAVTNTFMACGVLYATRYLSKEAEEIFYSFDTVSGRERYDIGMEIKKMSTNIQSLNYSPVDHMLYAYSDSMVVSYKVNFG; encoded by the exons ATGTTCACTGGTCTTGTCTCCATCTTCCCTCAG TCTTCGcccagtgactgtgtgtgtgacctgaGGAACTCTGAGCACCCCTTCCCTCATGACAAGCTGCAGACTGTAGAGAACAGTGCCTCAAAGTGCACTAAAAACATCACTCCACAGCAG ActatggaggtggagggtctgttgCTGGGTCTGAAGAGGCGTCTTCCCCAGCTGGAGGCTGACGTGTCAGTGCTGGAGCAGGAGGACGATGGGGATCTGTATGGGACGGTGTCTCTTCAGGTCATAGAGAATGAACTGTCGGAGATCCAGAACCTCATCGCCAAACTCAACAGTACCACTCACAGCCACCAACGCCTCAACACAGACACTGCTGAACAG CTGCAGGAGCTCAAAGAAGAGATGGGGAAGCTGGAGAAATTTGACAACATGCAGGTGGTCAGGGGAAAGGAGGTTAACAAACGTCTGAGGAGGGACTTGGACCAGTGCCAGAACGGCCACCATCCTACTGCCCCACCCCCTGAACCTGCACCTG GAAACTGTCCCCTGGGACACCTCCGGAGcgtgactggtcccaacacataTTCAGTCACTGAATATGGTGCCTCATATGCTTATGGCTCCTGGGGTCGCGACCCCAAACCTGCTGCAGGGAAGGAGAGCTGGTTTTGGATAGTGCCTTTGACTTCAAGCAATGTCTTCTCTAACTTTGTGAGACTTTATAGCAGCCTGAGCTCTCTGGTTGTGGGGGTCAGTGTTCCAGGCACTGTGGCGATTCACCCCTCCAAccccaccaccaacaccatccAGGGGCCTAACGTTGTAATGTATGGGGACGCCCTCTACTACAACTGCTACAACAAGGACGCTGTCTGCCGCTTCAACATCACAGCAAAAACAGTCACCACCGTGGGCCTGCCCAAAGGTACTGGGTTCAACAGCAAGTTCAACTTCTGCCATCTGGATGCTTGTTATGGTTACACTGACATGGACCTGGCTACTGATGAGTCTGGTGTCTGGGTGATCTACAGCACCCCTGATAACTTTGGTAACCTGGTCCTCGCTGAGGTGATCCCTGACAGTCCTCCCACCCTGGGCCGGACCTGGACCACTTCAGCTCACAAGCGTGCTGTGACCAACACCTTTATGGCGTGCGGTGTGCTCTACGCCACGCGGTACCTGAGTAAGGAAGCAGAGGAGATCTTCTACTCCTTTGATACTGTGAGCGGCCGGGAGCGTTATGACATCGGTATGGAGATCAAGAAGATGTCCACCAACATCCAGTCCCtcaactacagccccgttgaCCACATGCTGTATGCCTACAGTGATTCAATGGTTGTTTCCTACAAGGTTAATTTTGGGTAA